Part of the Vagococcus jeotgali genome, AGCTGTTGCGTAAACATCAATGACTTTTCGCATATCCATATCATAAGCAGATGTGTAATAAGGCATCGTCTCATTTGAAAGATATGGTGCTGGATAATAAATTTTCCCAATTTTTTTCTCTTGACGCTCTTCAATCAAGCGAGTAATAGGATGAATACTAGCACTTGTATCATTAATATAAGAAATTGAACCATTTGGAGCGACTGCTAAACGGTTTTGATGATATAAGCCATGTTCTTTAACAGAAGCTTGTAAATCTTTCCAATCTTTATCTGTTGGAATAAAAATCCCTTCAAATAATGATTTTACTTTGTCAGATTTTGGCTCAATTACGTCATTAATATACGTATCAAAGTAAGAACCATTAGCATAATCAGATTTTTCAAAATTATCGAAAGTTTCACCGCGTTCTTTTGCGATGTTATTGCTCTCAACTAAAGTCCAGTAGTTAAGTAACATAAAGTAAATATCCGTAAATTCAATAGATTCTTTCGAACCATACGCCATTTGATTCTTAGCAAAATAAGTATGCAGTCCCATAGCACCTAAGCCGATTGTGTGATTTAGACGGTTTCCATTTTGAATAGATGGCACGACTTCAATATCAGAAGCATCTGTAATAAACGTTAGTGCACGAGTCATAGTACGTACTGATTTTCCAAAATCAGGTCCATCCATTAAGTTTACAATATTTGTTGAACCAAGGTTACAAGAAATGTCTGTCCCAAGAACTTCATACTCTTGACGATCATTAATAACTGATGGTTTTTGAATTTGTAAAATCTCAGAACACAAGTTACTCATAACAATTTTCCCATCAACAGGGTTAGCACGGTTTGCTGTGTCGATATTAATAATATACGGATAACCTGACTCTTGTTGTAGTTTACTGATTTCATTTTCTAAGTAGCGAGCATTAATTTTTTGTTTACGGATATTAGGGTTAGCGACTAAATTGTCATATTCCTCACTAATATCAATGTATGAAAACGGCACGCCGTATTCTTTTTCAACGCTATATGGGCTAAATAAGTACATGTCTTCATTTTTGCGAGCTAATTCATAGAACTTGTCTGGAATAGTCAAGCCAAGTGATAAAGTTTTAACACGAATTTTTTCATCAGCATTTTCTTTTTTCGTTGATAAGAACATTTCGATATCAGGATGGAAAACATTTAAGTAAACCACACCAGCTCCTTGGCGTTGGCCTAGTTGATTACTGTAGCTAAAGCTATCTTCAAATAACTTCATAACAGGGACCACACCACTAGCTGCACCTTCAAACCCTTTAATTGGAGCTCCTGCTTCACGTAGGTTAGATAAATTGATCCCAACTCCGCCACCAATTCGTGATAACTGGAGAGCGCTATTAATGGATCTACCGATACTATTCATATCATCAGTTACTTGAACTAAGAAACAAGATACTAATTCACCACGGCGTTTTCTTCCTGCGTTTAAAAAGGAGGGTGTAGCAGGCTGATAACGTTGGTGAATCATTTCGTTAGCTAATTGCATAGCTAATTTTTCATCACCATTAGCAAAATATAGCGCGTTAAATGCTACACGGTCTTCGTAACTTTCTAAATATTGATTACCATCATTTGTTTTTAAGGCATATTGTGAATAAAATTTATAAGCAGCCATAAATGATTTAAATGTAAAGTCTTGTTCATCTAAGTAGTTATATAAAGACTCGATAAATGCTAGGGAGTACAGATTTAAAAACTCTTCTTCCATATAATCATGTTCAACTAAATAAGCTAGTTTTTCTTCTATAGAAGGAAAAGTTTTCGTAAAAGGAATTACGTTTTCTTTGAAAAAAGCATCTAGGGCTTCTTTATCTTTAAACAATGGGATTTGATCATCCACTGGGCGGTTGATTTCATTATTTAACTCAAAATAAGTGACATCAGTCAATTCTTTTAGACTCAAAATCATTCACTACTTTCTTAAAATTTTTAACGTCTTCGTCTGTTCCACTAAATTCAAATGAAAAGACAAGGGGTACGTCATAGTCCCTTGAGATATCTTTGGCTGTAAAAATAAAAAGGTCACCGAAGTTGAGATTACCACCACCGGCGACTCCTTTCAAGTAATTGGCATTATCTTTGAACTCAATAAAATCGTTCACTACTTCTGTGACTTCTTGGTCATAAGTAGGAACGATTAATAAGTAGTCTTCATCCATTTCATAAAAAGGGTTGGTTGTATCAATTTCATAAGTAGCTAAATCTAATTTGTTAATAAAACGTCTGGTTTGTCCTGTTAAAGAAAAATAGACTAGTTTCATAATTAGACCGCCAAAGCACGAAGTTTATCAGGTCTAAATCCTACAATTGTAACTTGTGCATCTTGAGTAGTAATAACAGGAACACTTTGAAATCCTTGTTCTTTTAATGTATCTATATATTGTGGGTCAGTATCTAGGTTGATTTCTGTAAAAGAAACATTTTTTTCGGTTAAAAACTTTTTAGTCATAACGCATTGTGGGCAATTATTTTTTGTATATAACGTGATTGGTGTCATGTGACAACCCCCTTAAATTGTTTTCTTGATATCTATTAGTATAGCTTGAAAATAAAAAAAGTCAAACGAAAAACACAAGATATTGTGTCCTTGTTTGGCTGTAAGTACTATTGATAGTATGTTAGAGAAGTGATTCTTTTTTTTTATACTAGTTAAGAGTATATTTTTTGTGAGCAAGCTAAAAATCAAACTGATGCCCATATTATTTTTATCAAACTTCAGACTGAAGTTAGTCAGCTAGATGGACTTACGTAAGTTAACACACAAGATATAGTATAGGCATGTGTTTAACAAAAGTAAATAGGTAAAGTCATAAAATTAACTTGAAAAATTAAAAATTTCATTAAATAGAATATAAATGATATATTTTTTTAATAAAACATTGTATGCTTAACCCATATTTTTTTAAGGTTAAAAAAACACTCGTTCTTTAATGTAACTTAAGTTTTTTAATAATCCGTAAAATGAACAAAAGAAAGAAGGTTATTATGAAAGGAAAAGTAATGGATACAGATCAAAAGATATTTGAAGAAAACTATTTAAACGTTGTAGGGCATATTGATGATTTTGAAGAGACATTATGGTTTAAACGATTATCTGAAAAGGAAAAAACCAATGCACGACCAACTATTATTTTGTTTAGCGAATATATGTTTGATTACCATTTTCAAACAATAGTTGAGTGGGATTCCACTAACCTCAAAGACGTTATATTAAATAGATTTCCGTATGAGGTAATAACCAGTATAGATTATTTTAATCAAGTTCCCCCTATTATGATACATTTTTTTGATTATTTATATTTATCAGAAAAACTATACTCAAGGGTTGTATTTGTCACATAGTATAAATCAGTTGACTGGTGAATTAGTGAGAGAAGTATTAAACCAACAAGAAGATACTTTTGTTAGTAATTTGTTAAGTCTAGGTGAAGAGATGAGTTTGGATTTAAGTCTATTACCAGATACGGAGAAATTATTTCATTTTGTAGAGGAGTTTGAATATATTAGTCAATGTCATTTTAGGATAACGCAACCTAGCTCTATTATTATCTCTTCATGAGGTCACAGATTTTAAATGGCTAGTTGATTAAGATATATGATTTTAAAAAAAAATGATTTAATGGTACAATGAGGTTATGAAAGGGGGTATTTATGATGAAAAAAACAATGAAATATGCATTAGGAACGGCAGCTATTTTAGGTACAGTTGCAGTGATTAAGATAACTAAAAAAGGTGTCGAGAAAACGACAGAGTCAATTAATAAGTTAAAATTCAAATTGTTAGTTCGTGACAAATTAAATGATAACCCAGGTCTTTTAGATTTAGCAGATGATTTAGCAGATGATGAAATTCGTGTATTAATTGATGTCTTAGAGCGTTTAGATGACAACAAACATGAAGAACATTTTGGTGCAGCAGTTAAGTCAAAAATCGCATCGGCAATTGCAGGTAAACAATAATGAGTGTGAGTAAACAAAAGAGGATGACCACAATAATGGGCATCCTCTTATTTTAATGTTTGAATTTATGAGGGGTACATTAAATGTGTTATTTGGAATAAAAAAGCGTAAAAAAAGCTTAATAGATATATTTTATTAATCTATCAATCTTATTGTTATTCCTTAAGGTTGGTTATGACTAGGCTTTGTAAGGGAAGGGGAAACCTAGTCACAACTCAAAAATTAGCCGAATAAATTAAATAAATTAATTTATGCACCTAGTTTAATGCAAAATTATTAATCTAACAATCAAAAAAATCTAATTTCATAGACTAATAGCAAAAAAAGATACATAGAGACTGGTAAAACAGTATTTCATTTTTTTCGTATAGATATGCAATTTTTGGGGAATTAGTTGTTATTTTATTTTTTTTAAGCGTAATCATTTTAGAATAATAGCTGTTTGATTTTTTAAGTCATAAAAATGATGTATAATGAAGTGAGTGTGTTTTTGACACAAAGATTAAGGGGGTTTTGAAATGAAAAAGATATTAGTGGTGGATGATGAAAAGCCAATTTCAGATATTGTCAAATTTAATTTAACAAAAGAAGGATATGAAGTGTTTACAGCCTTTGATGGTGAAGAGGCAATTGAGAAGGTAGAAGAGGTGGAACCAGATTTAATTTTACTGGATCTAATGCTTCCTAAAAAAGATGGTTTAGAGGTTTGTCGTGAGGTACGAAAAAATCATGATACACCGATTATTATGGTAACAGCTAAAGATTCAGAAATTGATAAGGTCTTAGGTTTAGAACTAGGAGCAGATGACTATGTGACCAAACCATTTTCAAATCGTGAATTAGTGGCTCGTGTGAAAGCAAATTTACGTCGTCATGATAATAGGGTTTCCAAGGAAGAAGAGGAAGAAACAGGGGATTTAACGATTGGTTCATTAACAATTCATCCGGATGCTTATGTGGTATCTAAAAAGGGTGAAACCATTGAATTAACACATCGTGAATTTGAATTATTATATTATTTAGCAAAACATATAGGACAAGTGATGACTAGAGAGCATTTACTACAAACTGTTTGGGGATATGATTATTTTGGTGATGTCAGAACGGTAGATGTCACTGTGAGACGTTTAAGAGAGAAGATTGAAGATAATCCAAGTCACCCAAACTGGTTAATCACTAGACGTGGTGTTGGTTATTATTTAAGAAACTCAGATCAAGATTAGAGGACAATAGATGAAAGAAAAAAGAATTA contains:
- the nrdE gene encoding class 1b ribonucleoside-diphosphate reductase subunit alpha, which produces MSLKELTDVTYFELNNEINRPVDDQIPLFKDKEALDAFFKENVIPFTKTFPSIEEKLAYLVEHDYMEEEFLNLYSLAFIESLYNYLDEQDFTFKSFMAAYKFYSQYALKTNDGNQYLESYEDRVAFNALYFANGDEKLAMQLANEMIHQRYQPATPSFLNAGRKRRGELVSCFLVQVTDDMNSIGRSINSALQLSRIGGGVGINLSNLREAGAPIKGFEGAASGVVPVMKLFEDSFSYSNQLGQRQGAGVVYLNVFHPDIEMFLSTKKENADEKIRVKTLSLGLTIPDKFYELARKNEDMYLFSPYSVEKEYGVPFSYIDISEEYDNLVANPNIRKQKINARYLENEISKLQQESGYPYIINIDTANRANPVDGKIVMSNLCSEILQIQKPSVINDRQEYEVLGTDISCNLGSTNIVNLMDGPDFGKSVRTMTRALTFITDASDIEVVPSIQNGNRLNHTIGLGAMGLHTYFAKNQMAYGSKESIEFTDIYFMLLNYWTLVESNNIAKERGETFDNFEKSDYANGSYFDTYINDVIEPKSDKVKSLFEGIFIPTDKDWKDLQASVKEHGLYHQNRLAVAPNGSISYINDTSASIHPITRLIEERQEKKIGKIYYPAPYLSNETMPYYTSAYDMDMRKVIDVYATAQKHIDQGMSLTLFMRSDIPEGLYEWKTDTNKQTTRDLNILRHYAFHQGIKSIYYIRTFTDDDEEIGSNQCESCVI
- the nrdI gene encoding class Ib ribonucleoside-diphosphate reductase assembly flavoprotein NrdI — its product is MKLVYFSLTGQTRRFINKLDLATYEIDTTNPFYEMDEDYLLIVPTYDQEVTEVVNDFIEFKDNANYLKGVAGGGNLNFGDLFIFTAKDISRDYDVPLVFSFEFSGTDEDVKNFKKVVNDFESKRID
- the nrdH gene encoding glutaredoxin-like protein NrdH; its protein translation is MTPITLYTKNNCPQCVMTKKFLTEKNVSFTEINLDTDPQYIDTLKEQGFQSVPVITTQDAQVTIVGFRPDKLRALAV
- the yycF gene encoding response regulator YycF — translated: MKKILVVDDEKPISDIVKFNLTKEGYEVFTAFDGEEAIEKVEEVEPDLILLDLMLPKKDGLEVCREVRKNHDTPIIMVTAKDSEIDKVLGLELGADDYVTKPFSNRELVARVKANLRRHDNRVSKEEEEETGDLTIGSLTIHPDAYVVSKKGETIELTHREFELLYYLAKHIGQVMTREHLLQTVWGYDYFGDVRTVDVTVRRLREKIEDNPSHPNWLITRRGVGYYLRNSDQD